A single genomic interval of Lewinellaceae bacterium harbors:
- a CDS encoding ankyrin repeat domain-containing protein — protein sequence MKTLQNNALKALLILITVAFLLPACSQSNVSNPQNSITAPDMDMNTAVLYNNLEVIRQHIEAGTNINAKEPFSGSTPLITAATFGKTEIAKLLIDAGADLSITNNDGSTPLHAAAFFCRTEIVQMLIDAHADQTLRNNFGATPRETVIAAFSEIKPVYEMMQQQLAPMGLQLDMQQLEKARPVIAMMLQ from the coding sequence ATGAAAACACTTCAAAACAACGCCCTGAAAGCACTTTTGATCCTTATTACAGTAGCCTTCTTGTTGCCCGCCTGCAGTCAAAGCAATGTCAGCAATCCCCAAAACAGCATCACCGCTCCTGATATGGATATGAATACGGCGGTGTTGTATAACAACCTGGAAGTTATCAGACAGCACATCGAGGCTGGCACCAACATCAATGCGAAAGAGCCCTTCAGTGGTTCCACACCGCTAATCACGGCTGCGACATTCGGCAAGACAGAAATCGCTAAACTGCTGATCGATGCCGGCGCCGATCTCTCCATCACCAATAATGATGGTTCCACACCGCTGCATGCTGCCGCCTTTTTTTGCCGGACAGAAATCGTGCAGATGCTGATCGATGCACATGCTGACCAGACGCTCAGAAATAATTTCGGAGCCACGCCCAGGGAAACCGTCATCGCGGCATTTTCCGAAATCAAACCGGTCTATGAAATGATGCAACAACAGTTGGCGCCCATGGGTCTGCAGTTGGACATGCAGCAACTTGAAAAAGCCCGCCCTGTCATCGCCATGATGTTACAGTAA
- a CDS encoding acyltransferase family protein: protein MLTERRHDIDWLRVIAIGLLLIYHIAIVFQPWAMFIGFIRSNEPLNGLWKPMSMLNVWRIPLLFFVSGMGVYFAMRKRNWKELVVERSRRILIPFLFGMVAIVPLHFLIFQSYYHLPSSYYAHPAHLWFLGNIAAYVLILLPLFYYLKKIEGSRFKHGIARYMGNPIGPLSISVFFILEILLVKPQTFELYAQTWHGFFLGILAFFFGFLFVYSGKFFWQTMLKWRWLYLGLAAALYIVRLLVFDLKSPGYLMSIESNGWIFAVFGFGYKYLNRPSAALSYLSQAAYPVYIIHMFVLYAAAMFILPLELPVMVKFLSIILITFAGCFIVYEFIIRRLGLLRPLFGLKWKNKNYGEAGIRIEAGTSYPGSIH, encoded by the coding sequence ATGCTAACTGAAAGAAGACATGATATCGACTGGCTGCGTGTTATTGCGATCGGATTGCTGCTCATCTATCACATCGCCATCGTATTCCAGCCGTGGGCAATGTTCATCGGATTTATTCGGAGTAACGAACCACTGAACGGGTTGTGGAAACCCATGTCCATGCTTAATGTCTGGCGTATCCCGCTTCTCTTCTTCGTCTCCGGTATGGGCGTTTATTTTGCCATGAGGAAGCGGAACTGGAAAGAACTGGTCGTGGAACGAAGCCGCCGGATTTTAATCCCTTTCCTTTTTGGAATGGTTGCCATTGTACCTTTGCATTTCCTGATTTTTCAGTCATACTATCATCTTCCTTCGAGTTATTACGCACATCCGGCGCATTTATGGTTCCTGGGAAATATTGCCGCCTATGTTCTAATCCTTTTGCCTCTCTTCTACTACCTGAAGAAAATCGAGGGAAGCCGCTTTAAGCATGGAATAGCCCGTTATATGGGCAATCCTATCGGTCCATTGTCCATTTCGGTTTTCTTCATTCTTGAAATCCTGCTGGTTAAGCCTCAGACCTTTGAGTTGTATGCTCAGACGTGGCATGGGTTTTTCCTGGGAATTCTGGCATTCTTCTTCGGTTTCCTTTTTGTGTACAGTGGCAAGTTTTTCTGGCAAACCATGTTGAAATGGAGATGGCTTTACCTTGGTTTAGCCGCCGCCTTATACATCGTGCGTTTATTGGTATTTGACCTGAAATCACCCGGATACCTTATGTCCATTGAATCCAATGGTTGGATCTTTGCCGTTTTTGGCTTCGGGTACAAATACCTGAACAGGCCCAGCGCTGCTTTGAGTTATCTGAGTCAGGCTGCCTATCCGGTCTACATTATCCACATGTTTGTATTGTATGCCGCAGCCATGTTCATCCTGCCTTTGGAATTACCGGTCATGGTAAAATTCCTTTCGATCATTCTGATCACCTTCGCCGGTTGCTTTATCGTTTATGAATTCATCATCCGGAGGCTAGGCTTATTGAGGCCTTTATTTGGATTGAAATGGAAAAACAAAAATTACGGAGAAGCGGGTATTCGTATAGAAGCTGGAACTTCTTATCCTGGATCAATTCATTAA
- a CDS encoding pirin family protein: MKTIFHQASSRGHANHGWLDTYHTFSFADYYDPNRMHFGVLRVLNDDTVKGGMGFGRHPHNNMEIISIPLSGVLAHGDSMGNTGIIRKGEVQVMSAGTGILHSEKNASHTEEVQFLQIWIFPREQNLEPRYDQISLAGLEKPNDFQQIVSPDKEDDGAWIHQDAWFFIATMDRELSKTYTLKKEGNGVYIFVLEGKIIVGDQVLERRDGLGLTDLKSFDLSTLTKAEVLIMEVPMKLPG; encoded by the coding sequence ATGAAAACGATATTTCATCAGGCATCCAGCAGAGGCCATGCGAATCACGGCTGGCTGGATACCTATCACACTTTCAGTTTTGCCGATTATTACGATCCCAACCGGATGCATTTCGGTGTCCTGAGAGTGCTCAATGATGATACCGTCAAGGGGGGTATGGGTTTCGGCAGGCACCCGCATAACAATATGGAGATCATCAGCATTCCTCTGAGCGGAGTACTGGCGCATGGTGATAGCATGGGCAATACAGGAATAATCCGCAAGGGTGAAGTGCAGGTTATGAGTGCCGGTACAGGAATATTGCATTCCGAAAAAAATGCCAGCCATACGGAAGAGGTCCAGTTTTTACAGATCTGGATATTCCCGAGGGAACAGAATCTGGAACCGAGATACGACCAGATTTCCCTGGCAGGTCTGGAAAAACCAAATGATTTTCAACAAATCGTATCTCCGGACAAAGAAGATGATGGCGCCTGGATCCATCAGGATGCGTGGTTTTTTATCGCCACAATGGATAGGGAATTATCAAAGACCTATACCCTCAAAAAAGAAGGCAACGGAGTCTATATATTTGTATTGGAAGGTAAAATAATCGTGGGCGATCAAGTACTCGAACGAAGAGATGGTTTGGGATTAACGGATTTAAAATCCTTTGATTTGTCTACACTTACCAAAGCTGAAGTGCTGATTATGGAAGTACCAATGAAATTACCGGGATAA
- a CDS encoding DUF1211 domain-containing protein, whose protein sequence is MKTGRLEAFSDGVLAIVITIMVLELKVPEGSDFATLKPLIPKFLSYVLSFIYLGIYWNNHHHLFQAIQKVNGRVLWANLTLLFALSIIPFTTAWMGENHFDKNPVALYGINLLFCAIAFLILEKSAIKHEGAESTIGQALKNKSKEIISVVTYLVGLGVSFIYPKVSIICYAAVAIIWLIPDSRIEKQLK, encoded by the coding sequence ATGAAAACAGGACGACTTGAGGCATTCAGCGATGGCGTGCTCGCCATTGTGATCACCATTATGGTATTGGAACTTAAAGTACCTGAAGGTTCGGATTTCGCGACCCTTAAGCCGCTCATACCAAAATTTTTATCCTACGTATTAAGCTTCATCTACCTGGGCATTTACTGGAATAATCATCATCATTTATTTCAGGCGATACAGAAAGTAAATGGGCGGGTGTTATGGGCAAATCTTACCTTACTTTTTGCATTATCCATCATACCCTTCACAACGGCCTGGATGGGTGAAAATCATTTTGACAAAAACCCGGTGGCATTGTATGGAATAAACCTTTTATTTTGCGCGATAGCCTTTCTTATCCTCGAAAAATCTGCAATAAAACACGAAGGTGCCGAATCTACCATAGGACAAGCCCTGAAGAATAAATCGAAGGAAATTATTTCAGTTGTAACATATTTGGTCGGTTTGGGTGTCTCCTTTATATATCCAAAGGTCAGCATCATTTGTTACGCTGCAGTTGCCATAATATGGTTGATTCCGGATTCAAGGATCGAAAAGCAATTAAAATAA
- a CDS encoding 1-acyl-sn-glycerol-3-phosphate acyltransferase, producing the protein MGARKPLYPTSRAVRLLVYLVFTVFVRFYRIRKVMPLEVRNLKSPYLLLSNHVGHWDPFIIGHLLPRFTHFVSSDAAFKTRVTGFFLPRLGTIPIQKNVRDTRAVRAIAGVIRQGENVGLFPEAVRTWAGTTLPIDPSIGKLVKFLNVPVIVSVSRGMNLFNPRWSKKVRRTPVEIEYRLLLDGTRIDQLEPEAIHQAIVDALQHDEVDYQRKHRNKIHDNHRAEHISHTLFVCPSCHAIDPFISEGNDFHCSGCNYDLHINELGFFQPKGQGQIHFDNIRDWYDWQIGQMAAYVRRHLTSQNENPLFEDKQSYIYSDATGKSFQRLGQGDIRLYLDRIEMHLTGRDQPIILRIEEILTINPQVHEKLEIGYTGINYRCIGGRPGVSGLKWEVAVNVLWKEMGQWQKLSPYLEITER; encoded by the coding sequence ATGGGAGCCCGGAAACCATTGTATCCTACCAGCAGGGCAGTAAGACTTCTGGTTTATCTGGTATTTACCGTCTTTGTACGCTTCTACCGGATCCGGAAAGTTATGCCTTTGGAGGTCAGGAATTTAAAGTCTCCATATTTGTTGTTAAGCAATCATGTCGGTCATTGGGACCCTTTTATCATCGGTCATCTGTTGCCCCGGTTTACACATTTTGTTTCCTCGGATGCGGCCTTCAAAACCAGGGTAACCGGATTTTTCCTGCCCAGATTGGGTACCATACCCATCCAAAAAAATGTGCGGGACACCCGGGCTGTACGGGCTATTGCCGGTGTCATCCGTCAGGGTGAAAACGTGGGCTTGTTCCCCGAAGCCGTACGTACCTGGGCTGGCACCACCCTACCCATTGATCCATCCATTGGCAAACTGGTCAAGTTTCTGAATGTGCCGGTGATCGTTTCCGTCAGCCGTGGCATGAACCTGTTTAATCCACGGTGGTCTAAAAAAGTCCGACGGACTCCGGTCGAAATCGAATACCGGCTCCTGTTAGACGGCACCCGGATTGACCAACTGGAACCGGAAGCCATCCATCAGGCCATCGTGGATGCGTTGCAACATGATGAAGTGGATTATCAGCGCAAGCATCGCAACAAAATCCATGACAACCACCGGGCTGAGCACATCAGCCACACCTTGTTTGTGTGTCCTTCGTGCCACGCCATCGACCCATTCATCAGTGAAGGCAATGACTTTCACTGTTCTGGCTGTAACTATGATCTTCACATAAATGAGCTCGGTTTTTTTCAACCCAAAGGGCAAGGTCAAATCCATTTTGACAACATCCGGGACTGGTATGACTGGCAGATCGGTCAGATGGCGGCTTATGTCCGCCGGCATCTGACAAGTCAAAATGAAAATCCACTTTTTGAGGACAAACAGTCTTACATCTATTCCGATGCAACCGGAAAAAGCTTTCAAAGGCTCGGCCAGGGAGACATCCGGTTGTACCTGGACCGTATCGAAATGCATTTGACCGGTCGTGATCAGCCCATCATCTTAAGAATAGAAGAAATTTTAACCATTAATCCCCAGGTCCACGAAAAACTGGAAATCGGTTATACGGGCATCAATTACCGTTGCATCGGTGGAAGACCGGGTGTCTCCGGGCTTAAATGGGAAGTCGCCGTCAATGTCTTGTGGAAGGAGATGGGACAATGGCAAAAGCTGTCACCGTATCTGGAGATAACAGAGCGATAA
- the sufB gene encoding Fe-S cluster assembly protein SufB, with the protein MSDSMQTLEQHTQSDYKYGFTSEIDTETLPKGLNEEVVRQISAKKNEPAFLTEWRLDAFRKWQQMTEPHWPKVTYPPIDYQDIIYYAAPKKKPVLNSLDEADPELVRTFERLGIPLEEQKILAGVAVDAVLDSVSVKTTYKEKLAELGIIFSSFSEAVQDHPELIKKYLGSVVSNQDNYFAALNAAVFSDGSFVFVPKGVRCPMELSTYFRINTANTGQFERTLIVAEEGSYVSYLEGCTAPMRDENQLHAAVVELIALDNAEIKYSTVQNWYPGDKEGKGGIYNFVTKRGLCAGVRSKISWTQVETGSSITWKYPSCILRGDNSIGEFYSVAVTNNYQQADTGTKMIHIGKNTRSTIISKGISAGRSNNSYRGLVKVGRNADNAHNFSQCDSLLMGDRCGAHTFPYLEIENNSARVEHEATTSKIGEDQLFYLQQRGLSEEDAINMIVNGYCKEVFNELPMEFAVEAQKLLAISLEGSVG; encoded by the coding sequence ATGAGCGACTCCATGCAAACGCTGGAACAGCATACCCAAAGCGACTACAAGTACGGGTTCACCAGCGAAATAGATACCGAAACCTTGCCGAAAGGGCTCAATGAGGAGGTGGTACGCCAGATCTCTGCCAAGAAAAATGAACCGGCATTCCTCACCGAATGGCGTCTGGATGCATTTCGCAAGTGGCAGCAGATGACGGAACCCCACTGGCCCAAAGTCACCTATCCGCCGATCGACTACCAGGACATCATCTACTATGCTGCGCCAAAGAAGAAGCCGGTGCTTAACAGCCTGGACGAAGCGGACCCCGAGCTGGTGCGTACCTTCGAACGACTGGGCATCCCCCTGGAAGAACAAAAGATCCTGGCAGGTGTCGCCGTAGATGCCGTCCTCGATTCGGTATCGGTTAAGACCACCTATAAAGAAAAGCTGGCCGAGCTCGGCATCATATTCAGCTCTTTCAGTGAGGCCGTTCAGGACCACCCGGAGTTGATCAAAAAATACCTGGGGAGCGTAGTATCCAACCAGGACAATTACTTCGCTGCCCTGAATGCCGCCGTATTCAGCGACGGCTCCTTTGTATTCGTTCCCAAAGGCGTCCGTTGCCCGATGGAACTCTCCACCTATTTCCGCATCAATACCGCCAATACCGGACAATTTGAGCGGACCCTGATTGTCGCCGAGGAGGGCAGTTATGTCAGTTACCTGGAAGGGTGTACCGCACCCATGCGTGACGAAAATCAGCTGCACGCCGCAGTGGTCGAATTAATCGCCCTGGACAACGCAGAAATAAAATATTCGACAGTCCAGAACTGGTATCCGGGCGATAAAGAAGGAAAAGGTGGCATCTATAACTTTGTGACCAAACGCGGTCTCTGTGCCGGCGTCCGGTCCAAAATATCCTGGACCCAGGTCGAGACCGGATCATCCATCACCTGGAAGTATCCCAGTTGCATCCTGCGGGGAGACAATTCCATCGGTGAGTTTTATTCGGTGGCGGTGACCAACAATTACCAGCAGGCCGACACCGGGACCAAAATGATCCATATAGGCAAAAACACCCGCAGCACCATCATATCCAAAGGGATATCCGCAGGCCGCAGCAACAACTCGTACCGCGGACTCGTGAAAGTGGGACGCAATGCGGATAATGCCCATAATTTTTCCCAGTGCGACTCGCTCCTCATGGGTGACCGCTGCGGAGCACATACCTTCCCCTACCTGGAGATTGAAAACAACTCGGCCCGGGTGGAACATGAAGCAACCACTTCAAAAATTGGAGAAGATCAGCTCTTCTACCTGCAACAGCGGGGGCTGAGTGAAGAAGACGCCATCAACATGATCGTCAACGGTTACTGTAAAGAGGTATTCAACGAATTGCCCATGGAGTTTGCCGTCGAAGCTCAGAAACTTCTGGCGATCAGTCTGGAAGGAAGCGTAGGATAA
- the sufC gene encoding Fe-S cluster assembly ATPase SufC: MLHINDLKVSIEDKAILKGINLDIKPGEVHAIMGPNGSGKSTLANVLAGREEYEVTGGTVEFEGHDLLDMEVDERAHAGIFLAFQYPVEIPGVSTMTFLKSAINAQRTARGEAELSPMEMLKFLREKTKLLGMDESFLKRSLNEGFSGGEKKRNEMLQMALLEPKLAILDETDSGLDIDALKIVSDAVNQLRSPDRSFIIVTHYQRLLNYIVPDFVHVLYQGRIVKSGTKELALQLEDQGYDWIKAEAEAALAQ; the protein is encoded by the coding sequence ATGCTACATATTAATGACTTAAAGGTATCCATAGAAGATAAAGCGATCCTGAAGGGAATCAATCTGGATATCAAACCGGGGGAGGTACACGCCATCATGGGACCCAATGGAAGTGGCAAAAGTACCCTGGCCAATGTACTGGCCGGGCGGGAAGAATACGAAGTGACCGGTGGAACCGTTGAATTTGAAGGACATGACCTACTGGACATGGAAGTGGACGAACGTGCCCATGCCGGCATATTCCTCGCCTTCCAGTATCCGGTGGAGATCCCTGGTGTAAGCACCATGACTTTTCTGAAGAGCGCCATCAACGCGCAACGTACAGCCCGCGGTGAAGCCGAACTGAGCCCCATGGAAATGCTGAAGTTCCTCCGCGAAAAGACCAAGCTCCTGGGCATGGATGAGTCATTCCTCAAGCGGTCCCTCAATGAAGGATTTTCTGGTGGTGAAAAGAAACGGAATGAGATGCTGCAAATGGCTCTGTTGGAGCCCAAGCTGGCCATCCTGGACGAGACAGACAGCGGACTCGACATCGATGCCCTGAAGATCGTCTCCGATGCGGTCAATCAGCTGCGTTCACCGGATCGTTCTTTCATCATTGTAACCCACTACCAGCGCTTGTTGAATTACATCGTTCCGGATTTTGTACATGTACTCTATCAGGGCCGCATCGTGAAATCAGGCACTAAAGAACTGGCACTCCAACTGGAAGACCAGGGATATGACTGGATCAAAGCCGAAGCTGAAGCTGCATTGGCACAATAA
- the sufD gene encoding Fe-S cluster assembly protein SufD: MSTVLQDKQSTTKEWLEERFLETTAGSAPGHPFAQFRRAAFEQLQAMAFPTRRDEDWKYTSVNRILITPFKYGTLVPISTAELAGSQIPGLETIRVVFVNGIWDPSLSDLNHLPDSCTLEPVRQAMEDQTKKEWIEIQSGYTGGTAQNAFLPMNLALGNHGIYLHIPKNEAVERPIHFIYFNTPDDQPHFSHPQIFLHAERSSAVTIIEDHRALAGAGTSLTNAGVWVDVEANANVHHYRLQQHNPESYQIHNTLVHQDRDSVYNSYVVDLGGRIIRNNLSTELDESNTETHYYGVYLADGEQQMDNQTFIDHAMPHCQSNELYKGILSDRARGVFNGKVLVRQDAQKTNAFQQNSSLVLSAGAVMDAKPQLEIYADDVRCSHGATIGHLDESAVFYLRSRGIPEPQARLLLQQAFVGEVIHNMHLESMVEYVDELIATKLNALTPVEQ, encoded by the coding sequence ATGTCGACCGTACTGCAAGACAAACAATCTACAACCAAAGAGTGGCTGGAAGAACGATTCCTTGAAACAACAGCAGGTAGCGCCCCCGGCCATCCTTTCGCGCAGTTCCGCCGCGCAGCTTTTGAGCAATTACAAGCCATGGCTTTTCCTACCCGCCGTGATGAAGACTGGAAATACACCAGTGTCAATCGGATACTGATTACACCGTTCAAATACGGCACCCTGGTTCCCATATCCACCGCGGAACTGGCAGGAAGTCAGATTCCCGGATTGGAAACCATACGAGTGGTCTTTGTCAATGGAATCTGGGACCCGTCTCTCTCGGACTTGAACCATCTTCCTGACTCCTGTACCCTGGAGCCGGTCCGACAGGCTATGGAAGACCAAACTAAAAAGGAATGGATCGAGATACAATCCGGATATACGGGCGGCACCGCACAGAATGCCTTCCTGCCGATGAACCTGGCGTTGGGAAATCATGGTATTTATCTCCACATCCCAAAAAACGAGGCTGTAGAACGGCCGATCCATTTTATTTACTTCAACACACCGGATGACCAGCCCCATTTCAGTCATCCCCAGATCTTTCTGCACGCCGAACGCAGCAGTGCAGTGACCATCATCGAAGATCACCGCGCCCTCGCCGGTGCCGGCACTTCCCTGACCAATGCCGGTGTTTGGGTCGATGTGGAAGCCAATGCAAATGTGCATCACTACCGGTTGCAACAGCACAATCCGGAGTCTTATCAGATCCACAATACCCTGGTGCACCAGGACCGCGACAGCGTGTACAATTCGTATGTCGTAGACCTCGGAGGACGCATTATCCGCAACAATCTGAGCACCGAGTTGGACGAAAGCAACACGGAAACCCATTATTATGGGGTGTATCTCGCAGATGGCGAACAACAAATGGATAACCAGACCTTCATCGATCATGCGATGCCTCATTGTCAATCCAATGAGTTGTACAAAGGGATCCTTTCGGACCGGGCCCGCGGCGTATTTAATGGCAAGGTGCTCGTAAGGCAGGACGCCCAGAAAACAAATGCCTTCCAGCAAAACAGCAGCTTGGTACTCTCTGCCGGTGCTGTTATGGACGCCAAGCCCCAATTGGAAATTTATGCAGACGATGTACGCTGCAGTCATGGTGCCACCATCGGCCACCTGGATGAAAGCGCTGTATTTTATCTCCGCAGCAGGGGTATTCCGGAGCCTCAGGCACGATTGTTACTCCAGCAGGCATTTGTCGGAGAGGTAATACACAACATGCATCTGGAATCTATGGTTGAATACGTCGATGAGCTCATCGCTACCAAACTGAATGCTTTGACCCCGGTCGAACAATAA
- a CDS encoding cysteine desulfurase, giving the protein METTSKPVHFDVESIRHQFPLLQETMHGKPLVFLDSAASSQKPEVVLEKIDHYYRHQHANVHRGVYRLSQEATDAYEHGRRVARQFLNASLEEEIIFVRGTTEAINLVADTYGRQHLKPGDEVIVSGLEHHSNIVPWQLACTHYGAKLKVIPVLDNGALDMEAFRQLLGDRTRMVAVAHVSNSLGTINPIREIIHLAHERNIPVLVDGAQAAPHLTIDVQALDADFYAFSGHKVYGPTGIGILYGKKKWLQQLPPYQGGGEMIAQVTFGHTTFADLPHKFEAGTPDIAGAVGLGAALEFVMQTGREAIASHESALLAYATERLLAIPGLRIYGTAPEKASVISFLLENVHPYDTGTILDQLGIAVRTGHHCTQPLMDRFGIPGTVRASFGVYNTPEDIDRLVAGVRKAASMLQ; this is encoded by the coding sequence ATGGAAACCACCTCCAAGCCTGTCCATTTTGACGTTGAAAGCATTCGCCATCAGTTTCCCCTGCTTCAGGAGACCATGCATGGCAAGCCGCTGGTCTTCCTGGATAGTGCTGCCTCCAGTCAGAAGCCGGAAGTGGTATTGGAGAAGATCGATCACTATTACCGTCATCAGCATGCCAACGTCCACCGGGGCGTATACCGGTTGAGCCAGGAGGCGACCGATGCCTATGAGCATGGACGGCGGGTAGCACGGCAATTTCTGAATGCCTCCCTCGAAGAAGAGATCATTTTCGTCCGGGGGACTACCGAAGCCATCAACCTGGTTGCTGATACCTATGGCCGCCAACACCTCAAACCAGGTGATGAAGTGATCGTCTCCGGGCTGGAACACCATTCGAATATCGTGCCCTGGCAACTGGCCTGCACCCATTACGGCGCCAAACTGAAGGTTATCCCCGTTCTGGACAATGGTGCCCTGGATATGGAAGCTTTTCGGCAGCTGCTCGGGGACCGCACCAGAATGGTCGCGGTAGCGCATGTTTCCAATTCGCTGGGAACCATCAATCCCATCCGTGAGATCATTCACCTGGCCCATGAACGAAACATACCCGTATTGGTTGACGGTGCTCAGGCGGCGCCCCATCTAACCATTGACGTGCAGGCTCTGGATGCAGACTTTTATGCATTTTCCGGTCATAAAGTATACGGACCAACGGGTATTGGCATCCTCTACGGAAAGAAAAAATGGCTTCAGCAACTGCCTCCTTATCAGGGTGGTGGTGAAATGATCGCCCAGGTTACCTTTGGGCATACCACTTTCGCTGACCTACCTCATAAATTTGAAGCGGGCACGCCGGATATAGCCGGCGCGGTGGGACTCGGTGCAGCTCTGGAGTTCGTGATGCAAACCGGAAGGGAAGCCATCGCCAGCCATGAATCTGCACTGCTTGCCTACGCTACCGAACGCTTGTTAGCCATCCCGGGGCTGCGCATTTATGGGACGGCGCCGGAAAAAGCCAGTGTCATTTCATTCCTGCTGGAAAACGTCCACCCTTACGACACCGGTACGATCCTGGACCAGCTAGGCATCGCCGTACGGACGGGGCATCACTGTACCCAACCCCTGATGGATCGATTTGGCATCCCGGGAACAGTACGGGCCTCCTTTGGAGTTTACAACACCCCTGAAGACATCGACCGCCTGGTGGCCGGCGTCCGGAAAGCAGCCTCCATGCTGCAATAA
- a CDS encoding SufE family protein, whose translation MSIDQIQDGIIADFAFFSDWMEKYEYIIELGKNLPVIDDRYKDEEHLIKGCQSRVWLHAELNGNVVRFSADSDAIITRGIIALLIQVLSNQSPEAIANADLYFIEKIGLKEHLSPTRANGLLSMVKQMKLYGLALTTKVNE comes from the coding sequence ATGAGCATTGATCAAATTCAAGACGGGATCATCGCCGATTTTGCCTTTTTCTCCGACTGGATGGAGAAATATGAATACATTATCGAGCTGGGTAAAAACCTCCCGGTCATCGATGATCGATATAAAGACGAGGAACATCTGATCAAAGGGTGTCAGTCCCGGGTATGGCTCCACGCTGAGCTGAACGGGAATGTGGTTCGCTTTTCCGCGGACAGTGATGCGATCATCACCCGCGGCATCATTGCATTGCTTATCCAGGTCCTGTCCAATCAGTCTCCGGAGGCAATTGCCAACGCCGACCTCTACTTCATTGAAAAGATAGGCTTGAAGGAACACCTTTCTCCTACCCGGGCCAACGGGCTGCTGAGTATGGTAAAACAGATGAAATTGTATGGTCTGGCATTGACCACAAAGGTGAATGAGTAA
- a CDS encoding SUF system Fe-S cluster assembly protein codes for MDKDQIHEQIIAALKTVHDPEIPVDIYELGLIYNVDIDDSGKVALEMTLTTPMCPVAESLPLQVQEKVLEVPGVTDVDLRVVFDPPWDKSRMSEEARLVLDMI; via the coding sequence ATGGACAAGGATCAAATACACGAACAAATCATAGCTGCCCTGAAAACGGTACATGACCCGGAGATTCCGGTGGACATCTACGAGCTCGGCCTCATCTACAACGTCGATATTGACGATTCGGGCAAAGTAGCCCTGGAGATGACCCTGACCACGCCGATGTGTCCGGTAGCCGAGTCACTCCCCCTACAGGTACAGGAAAAAGTATTGGAAGTACCCGGTGTTACGGATGTAGACCTCAGGGTCGTCTTTGATCCGCCCTGGGATAAAAGCCGGATGAGCGAAGAAGCTCGTCTGGTCCTGGACATGATTTAA
- a CDS encoding Rrf2 family transcriptional regulator, which yields MRINKQDEYGLRILLRIARADEVQGLTIVQLSALENMSKPYAGKITRILRIAGYIRSTRGQKGGYVLARPADTMLIKDALIAMGSDLFAPEYCQEHRRGDIKLCTRSVDCSMRSLWKILQISLDDVLDRLTLADLIGSEEEGESPLNRIFAHLVA from the coding sequence ATGAGAATCAACAAACAGGATGAATATGGCTTACGCATTCTGCTCCGCATCGCCCGTGCCGATGAGGTCCAGGGATTGACCATCGTCCAACTGAGTGCTCTGGAGAACATGTCCAAACCCTATGCGGGAAAAATTACCAGGATTTTACGGATTGCCGGATACATCCGCAGCACGCGGGGCCAAAAAGGTGGCTATGTGCTGGCCCGTCCTGCAGACACCATGTTGATCAAAGACGCCCTAATCGCTATGGGGAGTGATCTGTTTGCACCAGAATATTGTCAGGAGCACCGTCGAGGCGACATCAAACTTTGCACGCGGTCGGTTGACTGCTCGATGCGATCACTCTGGAAGATTTTACAAATATCCCTGGATGATGTACTTGACCGGCTCACCCTGGCAGACCTGATCGGGTCCGAAGAAGAAGGTGAAAGTCCGCTTAACCGGATCTTTGCACACCTTGTGGCCTGA